From Oceanococcus atlanticus, a single genomic window includes:
- a CDS encoding alpha/beta fold hydrolase — MNSVMWGGQVEHFANSHRMILIDPPGHGRSAALSRNFTMEECALCLTQVLDVLEIEDCVLVGNSWGGMMGGVFAALYPRRARATVLMNCTGARAGLKQRLEFFALSALLRHLNSVPDLLINRAVAAFAGPTTERTKPEVIDFIRSTVATVNSKSVSWAIESVVPRRADHHQLLGAIDCPTLVIAGREDRTFPVAETEKMAQAIPGAQFKVLDAVGHLAALEAPGRINQEIEAFLSRI, encoded by the coding sequence ATGAACAGCGTGATGTGGGGCGGTCAGGTCGAGCACTTCGCCAACAGCCATCGCATGATCCTGATCGACCCGCCGGGCCACGGACGCAGTGCCGCGCTGAGTCGAAACTTCACGATGGAAGAATGCGCCCTTTGCCTGACCCAAGTGCTGGACGTCCTTGAGATCGAAGATTGCGTTTTGGTCGGCAACTCATGGGGCGGCATGATGGGCGGGGTCTTCGCAGCGCTTTACCCTCGCCGCGCCCGCGCCACAGTCCTTATGAACTGCACCGGCGCCCGCGCCGGACTCAAGCAGCGGCTTGAGTTTTTTGCCTTGTCCGCATTGCTGCGCCACTTAAATTCTGTGCCAGATCTGCTGATCAACCGCGCCGTAGCAGCTTTCGCGGGACCAACAACCGAACGCACCAAACCAGAGGTGATTGACTTCATCCGTAGCACGGTAGCAACGGTCAACTCGAAATCGGTGAGCTGGGCCATCGAAAGCGTCGTGCCCCGCCGAGCCGACCACCACCAGCTACTGGGCGCAATTGATTGCCCGACGCTGGTCATTGCAGGTCGAGAGGACCGTACCTTTCCCGTCGCCGAAACCGAAAAGATGGCTCAAGCCATCCCGGGCGCTCAGTTCAAGGTGCTAGACGCTGTTGGGCATCTGGCAGCCCTCGAAGCACCTGGGCGCATCAACCAGGAAATTGAAGCTTTCTTGAGCCGCATCTAA
- a CDS encoding isocitrate lyase, translating to MSQYQDDIDALTSVRNAAGSSWDAINPEYAARMKAQNRFQTGLDIARYTAAIMRKDMEEYDRDSSKYTQSLGCWHGFIGQQKLISIKKHFGSTDKKYLYLSGWMVAALRSEFGPLPDQSMHEKTSVAGLIKELYTFLRQADARELGGLFRQLDAASDADKPAIQAQIDNYETHVVPIIADIDAGFGNAEATYLMAKQMIEAGACCIQIENQVSDEKQCGHQDGKVTVPHEDFLAKIRAVRYAFLELGVDDGVIVARTDSLGAGLTKQIAVTREPGDLGDQYNSFLDVEEVTPETMKNGDVLINQGGKLVRPKRLPSNLFQFRAGTGEDRCVLDCITSLQNGADMIWIETEKPHVGQIGGMVNRVREVIPNAKLVYNNSPSFNWTLNFRQQVFDAWAAEGKDVSAYDRGDLMNVSYDDSELAAAADDKIRSFQADGAREAGIFHHLITLPTYHTAALSTDNLAKEYFGKEAMLGYVANVQRKEIRQGIACVKHQNMAGSDMGDDHKEYFAGEAALKAAGKDNTMNQF from the coding sequence ATGTCTCAGTATCAAGACGACATCGACGCGCTGACCAGCGTGCGCAATGCAGCCGGCAGCAGCTGGGATGCAATCAACCCGGAATACGCCGCTCGCATGAAGGCGCAGAACCGTTTTCAAACCGGTCTGGACATTGCGCGTTACACCGCAGCAATCATGCGCAAAGACATGGAGGAGTACGATCGTGACAGCTCCAAGTACACCCAGTCGCTGGGTTGCTGGCACGGCTTCATCGGTCAGCAGAAGCTGATCTCGATCAAGAAGCACTTCGGTTCCACCGACAAGAAATACCTGTACCTGTCCGGCTGGATGGTTGCGGCCCTGCGTTCCGAGTTCGGTCCGCTGCCTGACCAGTCCATGCACGAGAAGACCTCGGTTGCTGGCCTGATCAAAGAGCTGTACACCTTCCTGCGCCAGGCTGATGCGCGTGAACTTGGCGGCCTGTTCCGTCAGCTCGACGCCGCTTCCGACGCCGACAAGCCGGCCATCCAGGCCCAGATCGACAACTACGAAACCCACGTGGTGCCGATCATTGCCGACATCGATGCTGGTTTCGGTAACGCTGAAGCGACCTACCTGATGGCCAAGCAGATGATCGAAGCGGGTGCTTGCTGCATCCAGATCGAAAATCAGGTGTCCGACGAGAAGCAGTGTGGTCACCAGGACGGCAAGGTCACCGTGCCGCACGAAGACTTCCTGGCCAAGATCCGCGCTGTGCGCTACGCCTTCCTTGAGCTGGGCGTGGACGACGGTGTGATCGTTGCTCGTACCGACTCCCTGGGTGCTGGCCTGACCAAGCAGATTGCTGTGACCCGCGAGCCGGGTGATCTGGGCGACCAGTACAACAGCTTCCTCGACGTGGAAGAAGTGACCCCGGAAACCATGAAAAATGGTGACGTCCTGATCAACCAGGGTGGCAAGCTGGTGCGTCCGAAGCGCCTGCCGTCCAACCTGTTCCAGTTCCGCGCTGGCACGGGTGAAGATCGTTGCGTGCTGGACTGCATCACCTCGCTGCAGAACGGCGCTGACATGATCTGGATCGAAACCGAGAAGCCCCACGTTGGCCAGATCGGTGGCATGGTGAACCGCGTGCGTGAAGTGATCCCGAACGCCAAGCTGGTTTACAACAACAGCCCGTCGTTCAACTGGACCCTGAACTTCCGCCAGCAGGTGTTCGATGCCTGGGCTGCTGAAGGCAAGGACGTGTCGGCTTACGATCGCGGCGACCTGATGAACGTGTCCTACGACGATTCCGAGCTGGCTGCTGCCGCTGATGACAAGATCCGCAGCTTCCAGGCTGATGGTGCCCGCGAAGCTGGCATCTTCCATCACCTGATCACCCTGCCGACCTACCACACCGCCGCGCTGTCGACCGACAACCTGGCCAAGGAATACTTCGGTAAGGAAGCCATGCTGGGTTATGTGGCCAACGTGCAGCGTAAGGAAATCCGTCAGGGTATCGCTTGCGTGAAGCATCAGAACATGGCCGGTTCGGACATGGGCGATGACCACAAGGAATACTTTGCTGGTGAAGCCGCGCTGAAGGCTGCTGGTAAAGACAACACCATGAATCAGTTCTAA
- a CDS encoding bifunctional aconitate hydratase 2/2-methylisocitrate dehydratase, giving the protein MSLYQDYLKDIDARKEHGLSPKPIEDSALLSEIIAQIKDQAHEHREDSLKFFIYNTLPGTTSAAGVKAAFLKEIILGQAEVPEITPAFAFELLSHMKGGPSIGVLLDLALGDDAQIAAQAAEVLKTQVFLYEADTDRLAEAYAAGNAIAKDVLESYAQAEFFTKLPEPDEEVKVVTYIAAEGDVSTDLLSPGNQAHSRSDRELHGKCMISPQAQAEIEQLKAQHPDKRVMLVAEKGTMGVGSSRMSGVNNVALWMGKPGSPYVPFVNIAPVVAGTNGISPIFLTTVGVTGGIGLDLKNWVKKLDDNGQPVLDANGDPVLEERYSVANGTVLTINSKTKKLYDESGTKELADISSSFTPQKLEFIKAGGSYAVVFGKKLQSFAAATLGIEAPAVFAASKEISYEGQGLTAVEKIFNRNAVGVAEGKLLHAGSDVRVTVNIVGSQDTTGLMTVQELEAMAATVISPKVDGAYQSGCHTASVWDSKAQTNIPKLMGFMNKFGLITARDPKGVYHSMTDVIHKVLNDITVDDRAVIIGGDSHTRMSKGVAFGADSGTVALALATGEATMPIPESVKVTFKGSLQDHMDFRDVVHATQAQMLKQFGDNVFQGRVVEVHIGTLLADQAFTFTDWTAEMKAKAAVCISNDDTLIESLELAKSRIQIMIDKGMENPAKTLHGLIEMADKRIAEIRSGENPALKPDDNAKYFAEFVVDLDQITEPMIADPDVNNADVSRRYTHDTIRPVSYYKGEKKVDLGFVGSCMVHKGDLKVIAQMFRNLEKQTPQIAFKAPLVVAPPTYNIIDELKAEGDWDVLQKHSGFEFDDNAPKNAARVSYENMMYLERPGCNLCMGNQEKAEKGDTVMATSTRLFQGRVVEDSDDKKGESLLASTPVVVLSTILGRTPTIDEYKAAVDGIELTKFAPPIDQQPVPRTSIN; this is encoded by the coding sequence ATGAGCCTGTACCAGGACTATCTCAAAGACATCGATGCTCGCAAAGAGCATGGATTGAGCCCCAAACCTATCGAAGATAGCGCACTGCTGAGCGAGATCATCGCGCAGATCAAGGATCAGGCCCACGAGCATCGCGAAGATTCGCTCAAGTTCTTCATCTACAACACGCTGCCGGGCACCACCAGCGCGGCGGGCGTCAAGGCGGCCTTCCTCAAGGAGATCATTCTGGGTCAGGCTGAAGTGCCTGAAATCACCCCGGCTTTTGCTTTCGAACTGCTGTCGCACATGAAAGGCGGTCCGTCGATTGGCGTACTGCTGGATCTGGCACTGGGTGACGATGCCCAGATCGCCGCGCAGGCGGCTGAGGTGCTCAAGACGCAGGTGTTCCTGTACGAAGCCGACACCGACCGTCTGGCAGAGGCCTATGCCGCGGGCAATGCAATTGCCAAGGACGTGCTTGAAAGCTATGCCCAGGCTGAATTCTTCACCAAGCTTCCTGAGCCGGACGAAGAGGTCAAAGTGGTGACCTACATCGCCGCAGAAGGTGATGTCTCGACCGACTTGCTGTCACCCGGCAACCAGGCGCATTCGCGCTCCGACCGTGAACTGCACGGCAAATGCATGATTTCGCCGCAGGCTCAGGCCGAGATCGAGCAGCTCAAGGCCCAGCACCCGGACAAACGGGTCATGCTGGTGGCTGAAAAAGGCACCATGGGCGTGGGTTCCTCACGTATGTCCGGGGTCAACAACGTGGCTCTGTGGATGGGTAAGCCGGGCAGTCCCTACGTACCCTTCGTCAATATTGCACCAGTGGTGGCGGGCACCAATGGTATTTCACCGATCTTCCTGACCACCGTGGGTGTGACCGGCGGTATCGGTCTTGATCTGAAGAACTGGGTCAAGAAACTCGACGACAATGGTCAACCGGTGCTCGATGCCAATGGTGACCCGGTGCTGGAAGAGCGTTACTCGGTTGCCAACGGCACAGTGCTGACGATCAATTCCAAGACCAAGAAACTGTACGACGAAAGCGGCACCAAGGAACTGGCTGACATTTCCTCGTCGTTCACCCCGCAGAAACTTGAATTCATCAAGGCCGGCGGCTCCTACGCTGTGGTCTTTGGCAAGAAACTGCAGAGTTTTGCTGCGGCAACGCTGGGCATTGAAGCGCCGGCTGTGTTTGCAGCGTCCAAGGAAATTTCGTACGAAGGTCAGGGCCTGACTGCGGTGGAGAAGATCTTCAACCGCAACGCCGTTGGCGTGGCCGAAGGCAAGCTGTTGCATGCCGGCTCCGATGTTCGTGTCACCGTCAATATCGTGGGTTCGCAGGACACCACCGGTCTGATGACGGTGCAGGAACTCGAAGCCATGGCCGCCACGGTGATTTCGCCCAAGGTCGACGGTGCCTACCAGTCGGGTTGCCACACTGCGTCGGTGTGGGACAGCAAGGCGCAGACCAACATTCCGAAGCTGATGGGCTTCATGAACAAGTTTGGCCTGATCACCGCACGCGACCCCAAGGGTGTCTACCATTCGATGACCGACGTGATTCACAAGGTCCTCAATGACATCACCGTGGATGACCGCGCCGTGATCATCGGCGGCGACTCGCACACCCGCATGTCCAAAGGCGTGGCATTCGGCGCCGACTCCGGCACCGTAGCGCTGGCGCTGGCCACCGGTGAGGCCACCATGCCGATCCCCGAGTCGGTCAAGGTCACCTTCAAGGGCAGTCTGCAAGATCACATGGACTTCCGTGATGTGGTCCATGCAACCCAGGCACAGATGCTCAAGCAGTTCGGCGACAACGTGTTCCAGGGCCGCGTGGTGGAAGTGCATATCGGCACCTTGCTGGCCGATCAGGCGTTCACGTTCACCGACTGGACCGCCGAGATGAAAGCCAAGGCGGCGGTGTGCATCTCCAATGACGACACCCTGATCGAATCGCTGGAACTGGCCAAGAGCCGCATCCAGATCATGATCGACAAGGGCATGGAAAACCCGGCTAAGACCCTGCACGGGCTGATCGAGATGGCCGACAAGCGCATCGCGGAAATCCGCTCCGGTGAAAACCCGGCGCTCAAGCCGGATGACAACGCCAAGTACTTTGCCGAGTTCGTGGTGGACCTGGATCAGATCACCGAGCCGATGATCGCTGACCCGGACGTCAACAACGCCGATGTCTCGCGTCGCTACACCCATGACACCATCCGTCCGGTGTCGTACTACAAGGGTGAGAAGAAGGTTGATCTGGGTTTCGTTGGTTCGTGCATGGTGCACAAGGGCGATCTCAAGGTGATTGCCCAGATGTTCCGCAACCTGGAGAAGCAGACCCCGCAGATCGCCTTTAAGGCACCGCTGGTGGTGGCGCCGCCGACCTACAACATCATCGATGAACTCAAGGCCGAAGGTGACTGGGACGTGTTGCAGAAGCATTCCGGTTTCGAGTTTGACGACAACGCACCGAAGAACGCAGCGCGCGTCTCCTACGAGAACATGATGTACCTGGAGCGGCCGGGTTGTAACCTGTGCATGGGTAACCAGGAAAAGGCCGAGAAAGGCGACACCGTCATGGCCACCTCGACGCGTCTGTTCCAGGGCCGTGTTGTTGAAGACAGTGACGACAAGAAGGGCGAATCCCTGCTGGCCTCAACGCCGGTGGTGGTGCTGTCGACGATTCTTGGTCGTACGCCGACCATCGATGAGTACAAGGCTGCAGTGGACGGCATCGAACTGACCAAGTTCGCTCCGCCGATTGATCAGCAGCCGGTGCCGCGCACGTCGATCAACTAG
- a CDS encoding transglutaminase-like domain-containing protein has protein sequence MTSTHQAPHAEYLRATAFIDSDHPQVQRFAATHAAAGSDTARAVALYYAVRDGFRYDPYRIDLSVAGLCASRVLEQGYGWCVSKAVLLAAVCRAQGIPARLGYADVRNHLSTERLRQTLKTDVFFFHGYTDIWLDGEWRKATPAFNIELCDKFGLHPLEFDGRSDSIYHPFDKAGERHMEYLNFRGAYADVPLREMQTTFEREYPGVFDAIQGADFSADVNRETAS, from the coding sequence ATGACGTCAACCCATCAGGCCCCGCATGCCGAGTATCTGCGTGCGACCGCATTCATCGACAGCGACCATCCGCAGGTGCAGCGCTTTGCCGCCACTCACGCCGCAGCGGGAAGCGATACGGCGCGCGCTGTGGCGTTGTACTACGCGGTGCGTGATGGCTTTCGCTACGACCCCTATCGCATCGATCTGAGTGTGGCGGGCCTGTGTGCCAGCCGCGTGCTGGAACAGGGATATGGCTGGTGCGTCAGCAAGGCTGTGTTGCTGGCGGCGGTGTGTCGTGCGCAGGGCATCCCGGCGCGGTTGGGCTATGCCGATGTGCGCAATCATCTGTCCACAGAACGTTTGCGCCAGACGCTGAAAACCGACGTGTTCTTTTTTCACGGTTACACCGACATCTGGCTGGACGGTGAGTGGCGCAAGGCCACGCCGGCCTTCAACATCGAGCTGTGCGATAAGTTCGGCTTGCACCCGCTGGAGTTCGACGGGCGTAGTGATTCGATCTATCACCCGTTCGACAAGGCCGGCGAGCGGCATATGGAATACCTCAACTTTCGCGGCGCCTATGCCGACGTGCCCCTGCGCGAGATGCAGACGACTTTCGAGCGCGAGTATCCCGGGGTGTTTGATGCCATCCAGGGCGCAGATTTCAGCGCTGATGTGAATCGCGAAACAGCATCCTGA
- a CDS encoding LysR family transcriptional regulator: protein MANPRFDLNLLRNLDMLLRERSVTGAAQQLELSQPAMSNSLRRLRQLFGDPLLVRTSEGMVPTERALALQPVIREVLATVERAVQPQTEFDPARSDRVFRIMASDYAESSLLPHVLRRLRVEGPQVTLDIMTPSDVSFPDVEQGKVDMVINRFDSLPQSLHQKVLWSDRFACLCSRDNPINAAFNLDNYLAAKHVWVSKTGMGIGVGMNPANVQRLGWVDEALTRINKKRQISVFTRHYQAAMLLAQQSDLIATLPTRAASLEAHNPLIAVHAPPFDIPLIELTMAWSPLLQHNPAHQWMRRLIIDVADRSSSAFEV from the coding sequence ATGGCGAACCCGCGATTCGATCTCAATTTACTCCGCAACCTCGACATGCTGCTGCGCGAGCGCAGTGTGACCGGCGCCGCACAGCAACTGGAGCTGAGCCAGCCGGCCATGAGCAACAGCCTGCGGCGTCTGCGCCAGCTGTTTGGCGACCCACTGCTGGTGCGCACCAGCGAAGGCATGGTGCCGACCGAGCGCGCACTGGCCTTGCAACCGGTTATCCGCGAAGTGCTGGCCACGGTGGAACGTGCCGTTCAGCCACAGACCGAGTTCGACCCCGCCCGCTCAGACCGCGTGTTTAGGATCATGGCCAGCGATTACGCCGAATCCTCGTTGCTGCCGCATGTGTTGCGTCGGCTGCGCGTCGAAGGGCCGCAGGTTACGCTGGACATCATGACGCCCAGTGACGTGAGCTTTCCGGATGTCGAGCAAGGCAAGGTCGACATGGTGATCAACCGCTTCGATTCGCTGCCCCAGTCGCTGCATCAGAAGGTGCTCTGGAGTGACCGCTTTGCCTGTTTGTGCAGTCGCGACAACCCCATCAATGCCGCCTTCAATCTGGACAACTATCTCGCCGCCAAACATGTCTGGGTAAGCAAGACCGGCATGGGCATCGGGGTCGGCATGAATCCAGCCAATGTGCAGCGCTTGGGCTGGGTCGACGAAGCGTTGACGCGGATTAACAAGAAACGCCAGATCAGCGTGTTCACCCGACACTATCAGGCCGCCATGTTGCTGGCCCAACAAAGCGACCTGATTGCCACCCTGCCCACACGTGCGGCCAGCCTGGAAGCGCACAATCCTTTGATCGCTGTCCATGCCCCACCATTCGACATACCGCTGATCGAGTTGACCATGGCGTGGAGCCCACTGTTGCAGCACAATCCAGCACATCAGTGGATGCGCCGGCTGATCATCGATGTTGCCGATCGCAGCTCCAGCGCGTTTGAGGTATAG